One Cinclus cinclus chromosome 24, bCinCin1.1, whole genome shotgun sequence genomic window carries:
- the RPL23 gene encoding large ribosomal subunit protein uL14, which translates to MSKRGRGGSSGAKFRISLGLPVGAVINCADNTGAKNLYIISVKGIKGRLNRLPAAGVGDMVMATVKKGKPELRKKVHPAVVIRQRKSYRRKDGVFLYFEDNAGVIVNNKGEMKGSAITGPVAKECADLWPRIASNAGSIA; encoded by the exons ATGTCGAAGAGAG GACGCGGAGGTTCGTCCGGGGCCAAGTTCCGCATCTCCCTGGGTCTCCCGGTGGGAGCCGTGATCAACTGCGCCGACAACACCG GGGCCAAGAACCTCTACATCATCTCCGTGAAGGGCATCAAGGGCCGCCTGAACCGGCTGCCGGCGGCCGGCGTGGGTGACATGGTGATGGCCACGGTGAAGAAGGGCAAGCCGGAGCTGAGGAAGAAGG TGCACCCAGCAGTGGTGATCAGGCAGCGGAAATCCTACAGGAGAAAAGATGGGGTGTTCCTGTACTTCGAGGACAACGCGGGAGTGATTGTAAATAACAAAGGGGAAATGAAAG GTTCAGCCATCACTGGTCCCGTGGCCAAGGAATGTGCAGATCTGTGGCCCAGGATCGCCTCCAACGCCGGGAGCATCGCCTGa